CAGAGAGCGATAGCAAATTTTACCATCAGGATTTACAATAAAGGTTGCCGGATAAGCTATCCCACCATGTTCATAAGGATTAAACAGATCATATTGTTTGACAACATTTTTATCAATATCGCATAATAATTCAAAGGGCAATTCCATATCCTTCTTTAATGCTCTGGATTTTTCCGGTGGATCAACAGACAGGGCATAAATTTGAGTATTATATTTCTGAAATTCATGGTAATATTTTTTAAACTCAACCAACTGGCTGATGCAGAATGG
The window above is part of the Spirochaetota bacterium genome. Proteins encoded here:
- a CDS encoding peroxiredoxin family protein, translating into MSQLVEFKKYYHEFQKYNTQIYALSVDPPEKSRALKKDMELPFELLCDIDKNVVKQYDLFNPYEHGGIAYPATFIVNPDGKICYRSLDSTAKRVDISETKEFIKDLNGNLEHEVHSQPHKKWVIPSPVDSMKAMRNLIFTSTLKDWMYLFFTPFGLLKMTVKKMKR